Sequence from the Sphingobacteriaceae bacterium GW460-11-11-14-LB5 genome:
GCGGCGGTCAGGTAAAATTCGCCAACATTAGCGCTTCAGATTATGTTTTCAATATCCCTTCAACTGATTTTGATCAGGATGTAACCGTAGTAAAAGTAAATTTTGATGAGCCTGTTGCGCTTATTGAAACCGAAAATGAAGCCATTTCATTAAAATATTTATTTACAGCAAATAATAAACAGCATGCTGCTGCTTACAAGCTGAAACAGTTAGCGGCCACGTTGGATAAGGGTATCAATATTTTTAACGAAACCAATTTAGCGGCAGATGGGATGGATTTCAACGCGAATATTAAACCTCTTGACCAAACCGTGAACAATTGGGTAATCAAAAATGCGGAGGCCTTATACAAAACAACAGAAGGAATTCCGGCAGGACATTACCAGGGTAACACCGCACTTTCTGCCGATAAACAAACCCTTTATTTATTTGTAGAAGGTACACCAACCGGCCCAATTGCGATTAAAGGCTTAAAAAACAACATCAGCAGGATCAGGATTGTAGGTGAAGGCACTATGCTTCCGCACGAAATTTATAACAAACTGTACTGGAGCAAAATACCGGGGATTGTTTACATTCCGGTGCCTAAAGATAAACTAGATCCCGAATTAACAGTAATTGCGGTGCTTTTAGATAGCCCGATTGATTTGTACCGTGAAAAAGTTGGCGCGATTGAAAGCAATCTTTAATATTTTCTATCCTAAAGATCCCTCGACTCCGCTCAGGATGACGGCTATATGGAAATTCCGTGATTCTGTGCTTCCGTAGCAAAAAATTATTTAACAATTGTAAAATAGTGGCGCGACTTTACGATTATCCTTAAATTGCATTACTTTCGCACATCATGCAGGCAAAATATATCTCATATCAGGAAACCGGATCATTTTCAAAACTGGTTTTAGATTATATTAACGACGAAGAACAGCTTAAAGCTTTTTATAGTTATCGTCCTGATATGGAGGGCCTGGCCAAAGCAATTGAGCATCGAAATTTTTCAGGGAACAGAGAAACTTTAGTTAAGGTTTTACAAGATCAGTACCAGCATTTACAGCCCAACAAATCAGTTACCAAAAATATAGAACTTTTAGGCTCGGCAAATACCTTTACGGTTACAACCGGCCACCAGCTGAACCTTTTTACCGGGCCACTTTATTTTATTTACAAAATTGTAACCACCATTAATTTAGCCATCGAGTTAAAAATGGCCCATCCTGATCAAAACTTTGTCCCGGTTTATTGGATGGCAACAGAGGATCACGATTTTGATGAAATTAACCATGTAAGTGTTGATGAAAAGAACATCAGCTGGATACAACAAACCAACGGTGCCACCGGAAGATTAAGTACCCAAACCGTTGCCGCAGCAGTAACCGCATATAAGGGTTATCTTGGTATCTCTAAAAACGGGAAACGGATTGCCAAGTTAGTGGAACAGGCCTATTTGCAACACGATAATTTAGCCGATGCCACCCGGTTTTTGGTGAACAACCTGTTCGAGAAATATGGTTTGGTGATTGTAAATGCAGATGATGCCCAATTAAAAAAACAATTCACGCATATTATTACCGAAGATATTATTCAGCACAACAGTTCGAAAAATATTGAAAAGAGCTCGAAAAATCTGGAAGATTTAGGTTATAAAACGCAGGTGAATGGTCGTGATATTAACTTCTTTTACCTGATTGATAATCTCCGCGAACGCTTGATTTTTGAAAATGGCAAATATCTGGTGAATCATACCGATATCAGTTTTACCGAAGAAACACTAAAAGCAGAAATCGAGGCACATCCTGAGCGGTTTAGCCCAAACGTGGTGATGCGCCCCATGTACCAAGAAGTTATTTTACCCAACCTGGCTTATATTGGTGGTGGCGCAGAAGTAGCTTACTGGATGCAGTTAAAGGCAAATTTCGACTTTTACCAAGTTGATTTTCCGGTTTTACTCTTGCGTAATTCGGCTTTATTGATTGATAAACGCAGTGCCCAGAATTTATATCATTTAGGTTTCTCTCTGGAAGATATTTTCTTACCTGTTGAAGAACTAAAAAATATTTGGGTAAAGCGTAATACCACGGCATTGTTGAGTTTAGCCGATGAAACCAGAGCCATTAACAGCATTTTCGATCAGATTAAACTAAATGCCTATAAAATCGATAAAACGCTTTCTGTTTCTACTGATACGGCAAAACAACGAACCAATCATTTATTGGCGAACCTGGAAAAGAAACTATTCCGGGCCGAGAAAAGAAAACATGAAACTGCATTACTGCAGATAGACAATGTAAAGAAAAGGCTTTTCCCGAATGGAACACTGCAGGAAAGAATCTTGAATATTGCGCCCATGTATGTGAATTACGGCGAAGATTTTCTTTCTTCGTGTATAGAAAACTTCGAACCACTAGGTGGCGATTTTACTGTATTATTACCATAATATTAGTCCTAAGTCCCGAGTCGGAAGTCGATAGTCGACAATCCGAAGCTAAAACTCTTGATACCTGCTACTAAATACTATCAACTTGTTACCCAAACTTGATACTTAAAATGAACTTCATCACTTTTACCGAAACCAATCTCAGGGCTTTTACTTTTAACGTTTTTAAAAAAATGGGCTGCTCTGATGAACACGCCAATTTAGCAACCGATGTATTGATCCGCTCAGATTTACGTGGCATCGACTCTCATGGTGTTGCACGTTTAAGTGGCTATGTACGCCTTTGGGAAAAGAAAAGAATCAATGCCACACCTGATATTAAAATCGTACACGAAACGCCTACCACAGCCACAGTAGATGGTGATGCAGGTTTAGGGTTGGTTGTAGCGCCTTTCGCGATGAAAGTTGCCATCGAAAAAGCAGAAAAGTACGGTAGCGGATGGGTATCGGTTAAAAACTCCAATCACTTTGGAATTGCCGGTTACCATGCTTTAATGGCTGTAGAAAAAGATATGATCGGCATTAGTATGACCAATGCAAGCCCCCTGGTGGCGCCTACTTATGCCAACGAACGTTTACTGGGCACAAATCCGATGTGTTACGCTTTTCCGGCCGGAAAATATCCGCCTGTAATTGTAGATATGGCTACTGCCGCAGCAGCAAATGGCAAATTGGAAATTGCCCAACGTGCCAATAAAAGTATTCCTGATGGCTGGGTTCAGGATAAAAATGGTGAAAATTCTACCGATCCAAACGAATTAAAAAATGGCGGTTCACTTTTACCTTTGGGTAGCGATAAAGACCATGGCAGTCATAAGGGTTATGGACTGAGTGCTACGGTTGATATTTTATCAGCAGTACTGTCTGGCGCCAACTATGGTCCCTGGGTGCCTCCTTTTGTAGCTTTTTTAGAACCATCGGCAAATCCGGTTGGTGAAGGATTAGGCCATTTTTTAGGCGCCATGCGTGTTGATGGCTTCAGACCGGCTGCAGACTTTAAAGATCATCTGGACAATTGGGTAGAACGCTTTAAAAGTGCAAAAACGATAGATCCTGACAAAAAGGTAATCATCCCCGGCGAACCGGAGCATGAATTTGAGCAGGAAAGAAAAATTAGTGGCATTCCATTAATCGATGTGGTAGTAAAGGACCTGAATGAGCTTGCGGTGAAATTGGGTATTGAAGAATTAAAATAGCTTCATGTAACCGCAAAGTACGCTGAGAAGAAAGCAGTAAGTTCGCAAAATTATCATAGCGGCTGGATATGAAGGAGCCGAAGCAATCTTACCACAGTAAAAATAATTTTGCGCTTTAGATTGCTTCCCCGAAAGGTCGGGACAGGCTGTCGTTCCTCCTCGCAATGACGGAATAAAATAAAAAGCCGCAGATTTAACCAAGATCTGCGGCAACTATTACTTGATATGGTTTATACCCAACCATAGGGGGTGTTTTTTTAAGGCTTAACTGTCAAGTTATCTTTTAAATAAAGTGCCTTGCTTGATGATCCGATCATGATTCGATATTCACCTGGTGCTACTCCCCAAACATTATTCATATCGAGTGTTTGAAGTACCTCTTTATCCAGTTTGAATGAAATGACCTTTGCTTCGCCTGCTTTTAAATGTATCCGCTGGAAAGCTCTCAGTGCAAGAACCGGCTGTGCCAATTTGCTTAACAGTGGTCTCATGTACAACTGCACCACTTCTTCACCATCGTAACTGCCTGTATTTTTAAGTTCGAAACTAACTATAGCGGTTTCATTTTTAGCGATACTTTTGCGGTTAAACTTTAAATTGCTGTAAGAAAAGTTGGTATAACTTAACCCATATCCAAATGGAAAAAGTGGCTCGCCGCTTAAGTTATTATAATCATCGCCTCTTCCGGTAGGTTTGTGGTTGTAAACCAGGGGTAACTGCGATTCATCAATCGGGTAGGTTATTGGCAGTTTTCCTGATGGATTTATTTTTCCGAGTAATACGTCTGCAACGGCAGCCCCACCAGCTTCGCCCGGGTACCACACATTTAACACCGCGCTTACTTGATTTAGCCAGGGTTGCATATTGATGGCGCTTCCACCGGTTAATACCACTACAATTGGTTTCCCTGTTTTTGCAAGTTCTTCCAATAACAGTTCCTGGTTACCAGGCAGGTTTAACATCGCGCGATCTAGAAACTCGCCTTCTTTTATGCCTGCAACAAATACGATTACATCGTTATTTTTTGCGGCCTTTACTGCGTCGGTTATTTCGTTTGATTTCCTGATATCATAATCCCAGATCAGTTTGATTTTACCATTTCCTTTAGGTTCAAAAAACTCGACCTTAATTGCATACTCTTTATTTTTCTCGAAATGAAACGGAACTGTCTTTGTACTGAAAGACTTTTTGTCCCAGTTATCGATAATCAATTGGTTATCCAGGTATAATCGGTAACCGTCGTTACCTTCCAATCCGATATTAACCTCAGCATTTTGTGGTACTTTAATTTTACCGCTCCATCTTACAGAATAATCATCCAGCTGGAGTTGTTCATCAGGCGGATATAATGTCCAGCTGAAATTAACAGCCTTGTCATTTACTTCTTTAATGGGTTTCCCTGTGAATTGAAGCCCTTTGTAGTAACTTCCGGTTAATCCTGCTTTTTGATTAACAGATAAGAACTGGCTATCTATTGGAATATAAGATTGCAGCTCGCGGCTACTCCCTTTTAAATAAGTAATCTCCATATTTCCGGATGTTGCACTTTTAAGTCCATCCAAAATATTTACTTTATTATTTCCTGTTCCGCTGTAGCCACCTAACCTGGCTTCAATTGCATCTTCACCTAATAATAGAATGCGTTTGGTATTTTTTAGCGGAAGGGTGTTGTTATCATTTTTTAGGAGCACGAAAGATTTTAAGGCCGCTTCTTTGGCCAGATGATGGTTACTTTGATCGCTTAACATCTTTTCGGCAATACTTTCATCTACATACGGATGTTCGAACAGCCCGAGTTCGAATTTCGCTTTCAAAACCCTGGCAAGCGCATCATCTATTCTCGATTTAGGAATGCTGCCATCCAAAAATGCAGGTAGAAAAAGTTTGTAATGGTTATAATCTACCTGAAAAATTACATCAAGGCCCGCATTAATCGATTGCGCCGTTGCATCTTTATAATCTTTAGCGGTAAAATGTAATACATTCGCCCCGCCAACGGCACCCGCATCAGAAATGACAAAACCTTTAAAACCCCATTCAGTTTTTAATTTAGTGGTCAGTAACCACTTATTTGAAGTAGCCGGAGTACCAAAAACACTGTTATAGGAAGTCATTAACGAACGGATACCCACATTTTTAACCCCATCTTTAAAAGCTGGAAAGTGAATTTCTTCTAAAAAATGTTTATCCATTTCAATCGGATAACTATCGCGACCACCATCGCCAACATTGGCAATAAAATGTTTTGGGGTAACAATAATATTCTGCTTTTCTATGGCATTCATAAATGCATGCCCCAGAACGGTTGTTAGATAAGGATCTTCACCATAGGTTTCTTCTACCCTGCCCCATCTTACATCTGTAGCCATATTGATTACAGGCGCCAGAAGATCTCTCAAACCTCGAGCCCTTGCCTCATGGGCAATAGCCGTCCCGATTTTGGCCACTAAAGCCGTATCGAAACTTGCGGCCAAACCAATTGACTGCGGAAAAGCGGTAGCGCCTTGCCTAACCAAGCCGTGTAAAGCTTCATCAAATGGAATGATGGGGATGCCCAGGCGGGTTTCCTCCACAAAATATTTTTGAATTTTATTGACCTTTTTAGCCAGAGAAAGTCCATCTTCTGAGGTATTGTAGGTTAACATTTGCTGTGCATTACCACTTCCTTGCGCAGCTGCACTTACCTGCAGACCAAAAATCCCATGTTTAAACTGGTCTTTGTTCTTTTCGGTTACATCACCGGGAATCATAAATAACTGCCAGAATTTCTCTTCCGGAGTCATTCTCGAAATGAGGTCTTTTACCCTCAAATCGACACTTAATTTTGAATTTTTATAGGGTAAAGATTGTCCTTTTTTAACTTGCGCAAAAAGGCTGCTGCAAAAAAACAATGCAGGCAATAAGTATAGGTATCTTCTCAGTTTCGGCATTACTAATTAATTGGTTTCGGGCGTAAAAGAAAAAGTCAAGGCTATTTTCTCGTCAGTTTTTGGAAGATTGAAATGTACCTTGCCCTCTTTTAGTGTCCATTTTACCTTTTGACTGGTACTTAAAATGGTAATTGGACTTCCTTTTTTAGGCATACTTCCCTGCCAGGAAATTTCATTACCCGGTGTATTGCCAAGTAAACTAATGCCGTAAATGGTTTTACCATCTTTACTTTGCGTAAACCAGTTTTGCCCATCATGATAATTTTTGGTGATCCGTGTTCCGTATATGGCAGCACCATTTTTACTGGTCCATTTACCTATTTCATCCAGTTTTGTAATGACATCTTCAGGTAATGTTCCATCTGCCTTAGGGCCAATGCCTAAAAGTAAACTTCCACCTTTGGCAACTATTTCTACCAGTTTATGAACCACTTCGCCAGCTGATTTATATCGGTCGTTGGGTACGAAACCCCATGCACCGCCTAAAGTCATACAGCTTTCCCAAGGA
This genomic interval carries:
- a CDS encoding bacillithiol biosynthesis cysteine-adding enzyme BshC, which produces MQAKYISYQETGSFSKLVLDYINDEEQLKAFYSYRPDMEGLAKAIEHRNFSGNRETLVKVLQDQYQHLQPNKSVTKNIELLGSANTFTVTTGHQLNLFTGPLYFIYKIVTTINLAIELKMAHPDQNFVPVYWMATEDHDFDEINHVSVDEKNISWIQQTNGATGRLSTQTVAAAVTAYKGYLGISKNGKRIAKLVEQAYLQHDNLADATRFLVNNLFEKYGLVIVNADDAQLKKQFTHIITEDIIQHNSSKNIEKSSKNLEDLGYKTQVNGRDINFFYLIDNLRERLIFENGKYLVNHTDISFTEETLKAEIEAHPERFSPNVVMRPMYQEVILPNLAYIGGGAEVAYWMQLKANFDFYQVDFPVLLLRNSALLIDKRSAQNLYHLGFSLEDIFLPVEELKNIWVKRNTTALLSLADETRAINSIFDQIKLNAYKIDKTLSVSTDTAKQRTNHLLANLEKKLFRAEKRKHETALLQIDNVKKRLFPNGTLQERILNIAPMYVNYGEDFLSSCIENFEPLGGDFTVLLP
- a CDS encoding malate dehydrogenase, producing the protein MNFITFTETNLRAFTFNVFKKMGCSDEHANLATDVLIRSDLRGIDSHGVARLSGYVRLWEKKRINATPDIKIVHETPTTATVDGDAGLGLVVAPFAMKVAIEKAEKYGSGWVSVKNSNHFGIAGYHALMAVEKDMIGISMTNASPLVAPTYANERLLGTNPMCYAFPAGKYPPVIVDMATAAAANGKLEIAQRANKSIPDGWVQDKNGENSTDPNELKNGGSLLPLGSDKDHGSHKGYGLSATVDILSAVLSGANYGPWVPPFVAFLEPSANPVGEGLGHFLGAMRVDGFRPAADFKDHLDNWVERFKSAKTIDPDKKVIIPGEPEHEFEQERKISGIPLIDVVVKDLNELAVKLGIEELK
- a CDS encoding beta-1,3-glucosyltransferase: MPKLRRYLYLLPALFFCSSLFAQVKKGQSLPYKNSKLSVDLRVKDLISRMTPEEKFWQLFMIPGDVTEKNKDQFKHGIFGLQVSAAAQGSGNAQQMLTYNTSEDGLSLAKKVNKIQKYFVEETRLGIPIIPFDEALHGLVRQGATAFPQSIGLAASFDTALVAKIGTAIAHEARARGLRDLLAPVINMATDVRWGRVEETYGEDPYLTTVLGHAFMNAIEKQNIIVTPKHFIANVGDGGRDSYPIEMDKHFLEEIHFPAFKDGVKNVGIRSLMTSYNSVFGTPATSNKWLLTTKLKTEWGFKGFVISDAGAVGGANVLHFTAKDYKDATAQSINAGLDVIFQVDYNHYKLFLPAFLDGSIPKSRIDDALARVLKAKFELGLFEHPYVDESIAEKMLSDQSNHHLAKEAALKSFVLLKNDNNTLPLKNTKRILLLGEDAIEARLGGYSGTGNNKVNILDGLKSATSGNMEITYLKGSSRELQSYIPIDSQFLSVNQKAGLTGSYYKGLQFTGKPIKEVNDKAVNFSWTLYPPDEQLQLDDYSVRWSGKIKVPQNAEVNIGLEGNDGYRLYLDNQLIIDNWDKKSFSTKTVPFHFEKNKEYAIKVEFFEPKGNGKIKLIWDYDIRKSNEITDAVKAAKNNDVIVFVAGIKEGEFLDRAMLNLPGNQELLLEELAKTGKPIVVVLTGGSAINMQPWLNQVSAVLNVWYPGEAGGAAVADVLLGKINPSGKLPITYPIDESQLPLVYNHKPTGRGDDYNNLSGEPLFPFGYGLSYTNFSYSNLKFNRKSIAKNETAIVSFELKNTGSYDGEEVVQLYMRPLLSKLAQPVLALRAFQRIHLKAGEAKVISFKLDKEVLQTLDMNNVWGVAPGEYRIMIGSSSKALYLKDNLTVKP